CGTATGCACATATGCCAATTATAGGAAAATTGAATCTTTGTTCCAAAGATGATTCATATTCAAGTAACTCTTTTGTAAACCCACTTTTGAAAAATGCGCGCATGTCCCCGAATACTCGCATCCCGGTCTTACCTTTGCAAAGACAGTTTTCAACTAATGTGGTCCATAACGCATTCGTTCGTTGGATGTTAGGGATTCCATCAGGAAAATAGGCTTCCTCGGTGGTTCGGATAATAACATCTCCCCGGGATTCAAGGGTTGGAATATTTAATTGCCATTCATTAGCCATTCTGGCGCGGATCTCATCCTTTGATAGATCTGTGGTTGTGATAACTACAACCTCATTTCTTTCGAGACCTGCCTTTAAAAAGGCAAAGGCTTCATTGAATTTTTCCTCTTTGGTAGGATAAACTGCTATTATGTGATTTCCTTTCTCGATAGTCTGTAGCCTCTGTGCCAATATATTTACTATAGAGGGGCTCAAAATATAAGAATTATGCAGTACAATCGCCATAAAAGCAATTTTTTTAGTGAAATATTTTTGCTTTTGTGAATAAAATCGCAAAACGTATTTATAACTCTGGTAGATTGATAACAAAGGTTCGAAGCTGATACTCATATAGCCCATAGGTATATGGA
This Candidatus Nitrosocosmicus oleophilus DNA region includes the following protein-coding sequences:
- a CDS encoding MEDS domain-containing protein; this encodes MAQRLQTIEKGNHIIAVYPTKEEKFNEAFAFLKAGLERNEVVVITTTDLSKDEIRARMANEWQLNIPTLESRGDVIIRTTEEAYFPDGIPNIQRTNALWTTLVENCLCKGKTGMRVFGDMRAFFKSGFTKELLEYESSLEQRFNFPIIGICAYDSKDIKNNFTAEQIGQLQHHHNPVWMEDY